A region of Thermococcus piezophilus DNA encodes the following proteins:
- the mtnA gene encoding S-methyl-5-thioribose-1-phosphate isomerase, with product MELRYNPEELTRLPRSVTYENGKVKLIDQRLLPREFKVIELMTIEEVARAIVTMQVRGAPAIGAAVAFGLALYAETTKAKTKDEFFDGFYETYERLKNTRPTAVNLFWALNRVKKLVEEHRENSLDKIKHLIVEEAQKIADEDVEANLRMGHYGAEVLPEGNVLTHCNAGSLATVHLGTVGAVLRVMHKEGTLKLLWVDETRPVLQGARLSAWEYHYDGIPLKIISDNMAGFVMQQGKVDAIIVGADRIVANGDFANKIGTYTLAVLAKEHGIPFFTVAPLSTIDMSLKSGKEIPIEERAKEEVLTCGGCKIAPDVDVYNPAFDVTPHKYLTGIITDRGVVYPPFERNLKRLFKRE from the coding sequence CTCAGGTATAATCCAGAGGAACTCACAAGGCTTCCGAGAAGCGTTACCTATGAGAACGGAAAGGTTAAGCTGATCGACCAGAGGCTCCTTCCGAGGGAGTTCAAGGTCATAGAGCTCATGACGATCGAGGAAGTGGCCAGGGCAATAGTTACGATGCAGGTGCGCGGAGCGCCGGCGATAGGGGCCGCGGTAGCCTTTGGCCTGGCCCTCTACGCGGAGACGACGAAGGCAAAGACAAAGGACGAGTTCTTTGACGGCTTTTACGAGACCTACGAGAGACTCAAGAACACGAGGCCAACGGCTGTGAACCTCTTCTGGGCCCTCAACAGGGTTAAAAAGCTGGTTGAGGAACACAGAGAGAATTCACTTGATAAGATAAAGCACCTTATAGTTGAAGAGGCCCAAAAGATAGCGGACGAAGACGTGGAAGCAAACCTCAGGATGGGACACTACGGAGCAGAGGTTCTTCCCGAGGGGAACGTTCTGACCCACTGCAACGCCGGAAGCCTGGCAACGGTTCACCTGGGAACGGTTGGTGCCGTGTTGAGAGTCATGCACAAGGAAGGAACCCTAAAGCTCCTCTGGGTGGACGAAACGAGGCCGGTCCTTCAGGGCGCGAGGCTCTCAGCATGGGAGTACCACTACGATGGAATTCCCCTCAAGATTATAAGCGACAACATGGCCGGCTTTGTGATGCAGCAGGGAAAGGTTGATGCGATTATAGTCGGCGCGGACAGGATAGTGGCAAACGGCGACTTCGCCAACAAGATAGGAACCTACACCCTCGCAGTCCTGGCCAAAGAGCATGGAATTCCTTTCTTCACCGTCGCGCCCCTCTCGACAATAGACATGAGCCTCAAGAGCGGGAAGGAGATACCCATCGAGGAGAGGGCTAAAGAAGAAGTCCTGACCTGCGGCGGTTGTAAGATAGCGCCCGATGTTGACGTCTACAACCCTGCCTTCGACGTGACGCCGCACAAGTATCTGACGGGCATAATCACAGACAGAGGAGTCGTTTACCCGCCCTTCGAGAGGAACCTCAAGAGGCTATTCAAGAGGGAGTGA
- a CDS encoding GNAT family N-acetyltransferase, which produces MAEEWARKRGALKVSLRVEKDNPAIDWYKRRGYTERALILEKTL; this is translated from the coding sequence ATGGCAGAGGAGTGGGCCAGAAAGCGAGGCGCCCTTAAAGTTTCTTTGAGGGTGGAAAAGGACAACCCTGCCATCGACTGGTACAAAAGAAGGGGCTACACTGAGCGGGCACTGATCCTAGAGAAAACCCTTTAA
- a CDS encoding DUF1611 domain-containing protein, with protein sequence MLHPAYPCGFELIAAGRPDYIVLQHAPARKSFDDFPQYPLPPLDRYIQLVELLSGRRPIAITINSQGLTREEALEKAREIEETYGILTRVPLYEEVEDIARMILDDAEGKPRTTEEVGALVAP encoded by the coding sequence CTGCTCCATCCGGCATATCCCTGCGGTTTCGAGCTGATAGCTGCTGGAAGGCCCGATTATATCGTCCTTCAGCACGCTCCAGCTAGGAAGAGCTTCGACGATTTTCCGCAGTATCCCCTACCGCCGCTGGACAGGTATATTCAGCTCGTGGAACTGCTCTCGGGTAGAAGGCCAATCGCCATAACGATAAACTCCCAAGGACTCACGAGGGAAGAAGCTTTGGAGAAGGCGAGGGAGATAGAGGAAACCTACGGCATACTGACGAGGGTTCCGCTATATGAGGAGGTAGAAGACATTGCCAGGATGATACTCGACGACGCAGAGGGAAAGCCTAGAACCACGGAGGAGGTGGGGGCTCTTGTCGCTCCCTGA
- a CDS encoding DUF1611 domain-containing protein, which yields MFYNLRISFTGKIEEVSLINVAVLGTDAAIGKRTTAIMLQEAFEKLGKKSSFVAMGQTGWMQGFRYTIVMDSIINDFVAGAIEDVIWRAWAEERPTL from the coding sequence ATGTTCTACAACCTGAGGATATCCTTCACCGGTAAGATAGAGGAGGTTTCCTTAATTAACGTGGCCGTTCTTGGAACCGATGCGGCTATAGGGAAAAGGACGACGGCCATAATGCTCCAGGAGGCATTTGAAAAGCTCGGAAAGAAGAGCAGTTTCGTCGCCATGGGTCAGACTGGGTGGATGCAGGGCTTCAGGTACACGATAGTTATGGACTCCATAATCAACGATTTCGTTGCAGGAGCGATAGAGGACGTTATCTGGAGGGCATGGGCCGAGGAGAGACCGACGTTATAG
- a CDS encoding DUF1611 domain-containing protein, translating into MPPLAVTFPRLQKGSHKAIRRGLSIISGLHSFLSDDPISNGWRRGMESS; encoded by the coding sequence TTGCCACCCCTGGCGGTTACCTTCCCCCGATTACAGAAGGGTAGTCACAAGGCCATACGGAGGGGACTGAGCATCATCAGCGGACTCCACAGCTTTCTGAGCGATGACCCTATCTCAAACGGCTGGCGAAGAGGTATGGAGTCGAGCTGA
- a CDS encoding DUF1611 domain-containing protein, translated as MEEALLLTEERYLSTDGKTAHGLVRYSRRFRIVDLVDSTLAERDAGEVLDGIRRGIPIYVTLDNALAENPGVGYLIIGVATPGGYLPPITEG; from the coding sequence ATGGAAGAGGCCCTACTCTTGACAGAAGAGCGATATCTGTCAACGGATGGAAAGACCGCGCATGGATTGGTGAGGTACTCCAGAAGGTTTAGGATTGTGGACCTCGTGGACTCGACCCTCGCGGAAAGGGACGCCGGTGAGGTTCTAGACGGCATCAGGAGGGGCATTCCCATCTACGTAACATTGGACAACGCATTAGCTGAGAATCCTGGTGTGGGTTATCTAATAATCGGCGTTGCCACCCCTGGCGGTTACCTTCCCCCGATTACAGAAGGGTAG
- a CDS encoding pyridoxal-phosphate dependent enzyme, which translates to MRVPALEDLSGISKIFVKFEGRNPTETHKDRRARLHVETAKTLGFSVITAGTCGNYGVALAYYARLFGLKAYIFVPASYTLRRSEEMLRYGARIIPVHGPYEKAVLESRTFAVEKRSL; encoded by the coding sequence ATGAGGGTGCCAGCTCTCGAAGATCTCTCCGGTATTTCAAAAATATTCGTGAAATTTGAGGGGAGGAACCCCACTGAAACCCACAAGGACAGAAGAGCCAGGCTTCATGTCGAAACCGCTAAGACACTGGGGTTCTCTGTCATTACGGCTGGAACCTGTGGAAACTACGGTGTCGCATTGGCTTACTACGCGCGGCTGTTCGGCCTCAAGGCTTACATCTTCGTCCCTGCCAGCTACACCCTCAGGCGCTCTGAGGAGATGCTAAGGTACGGTGCAAGGATAATCCCAGTTCACGGGCCATATGAGAAGGCCGTCCTGGAGAGCAGGACATTCGCTGTTGAAAAAAGGTCTCTATGA
- a CDS encoding MFS transporter, with protein sequence MYPSRCPLGGTAPLIPILTLEVGGGLTEVGVVNAVGSLASMLGGPFWGKLSDRLNRRKVFLILGFLGSAIATFFFSLARTVHQVMFINEVYTFFIAATIPIPILIITKTFQLEDRYHAIGKFNEIGIWAWVAGMVIGLLVV encoded by the coding sequence TTGTACCCTTCAAGGTGTCCGCTGGGGGGAACGGCACCCCTAATACCCATCCTGACCCTCGAAGTTGGGGGCGGACTCACCGAAGTCGGAGTGGTGAACGCCGTCGGAAGTCTCGCCTCAATGCTGGGTGGGCCCTTCTGGGGAAAGCTGAGTGACAGGCTCAACAGACGAAAGGTATTCCTAATACTGGGTTTTCTTGGTTCTGCCATTGCAACGTTCTTCTTTTCCCTTGCCCGTACCGTGCATCAGGTCATGTTCATCAACGAAGTTTATACCTTCTTCATCGCGGCCACCATCCCGATACCCATTCTCATCATCACCAAAACATTTCAGCTGGAGGACCGGTACCACGCCATTGGAAAATTCAACGAGATAGGCATCTGGGCATGGGTGGCGGGAATGGTAATAGGCCTGCTGGTGGTTTAG
- a CDS encoding MFS transporter, whose translation MLCFSQFPVLLKTNGFGTFTLYAMSMVNSAVSAFMYTGVGRSIKQNRGKSALFKGLSLRAFAFSLLAFSTVSEGESFIFLAAVSYFLAGYTWSFISISTTSLISQNAPPKKRGALIGTYNPISSLGAIAGNFLSGVITSTLGSR comes from the coding sequence ATGCTGTGCTTCAGCCAGTTCCCAGTTCTGCTAAAGACCAACGGCTTTGGAACGTTCACACTCTACGCGATGAGCATGGTGAACTCTGCGGTCTCGGCCTTCATGTACACCGGGGTTGGGAGGAGCATAAAACAGAACAGGGGGAAGAGCGCACTGTTCAAGGGGCTTTCGCTCAGGGCCTTCGCATTTTCCCTGCTGGCCTTCTCAACCGTTTCTGAAGGGGAATCATTCATTTTTCTAGCGGCGGTTTCCTACTTCCTCGCGGGTTACACATGGTCCTTCATCAGCATTTCAACGACCTCTTTAATCTCCCAGAACGCCCCGCCTAAGAAAAGGGGAGCACTCATTGGGACCTACAATCCAATAAGCTCTCTCGGAGCGATAGCTGGAAACTTCCTGAGCGGAGTCATAACCTCGACCCTTGGTTCACGGTGA
- a CDS encoding iron-containing alcohol dehydrogenase — protein MFWLKTKIVEGGGSLSYLSKAAKGHERVLILSSNSMKRHGFLEEAEDYVRDAGAEVFSIVGLPAEPSVEVIEEFLPKVRAFNPDLLVALGGGSVIDTTKALKVFYDAPDVEFEEIAFIDRFSKPKPVPKLKTPLIAIPSTSGAGSEVSAAGVLKKGGIKYNIVTPEIAPDIAILDPRLPRMMPAEVSRNSGLDVLVHGIEAYTTKTANPFSDAMAINAIKIVYKWLPLSVKGDAEARAKIHYAATMAGIAFLNARLGLCHAMSHKAAWMGPHGLLNAIFLPYVMEFNMRSDYARKRYVEIARELGFSSAKDLVEVIKELNEMLGVPKLSELADEETFVSRVEEMAEKAYRDGLIAFNPVEPKPEEIRELYLKAFYGE, from the coding sequence ATGTTCTGGCTGAAGACGAAGATAGTTGAAGGGGGTGGGAGCCTGAGCTACCTCTCCAAGGCTGCAAAGGGTCACGAGCGCGTTTTAATCCTTTCATCAAACTCGATGAAGAGACACGGCTTTCTAGAGGAGGCAGAGGACTACGTGAGGGACGCTGGAGCAGAGGTTTTCTCGATAGTGGGCCTTCCAGCCGAGCCGAGTGTGGAAGTCATCGAGGAGTTCCTGCCGAAGGTAAGGGCGTTCAACCCGGATCTTTTGGTAGCATTGGGTGGCGGAAGCGTCATAGACACTACCAAGGCGCTGAAGGTCTTCTACGATGCTCCTGACGTTGAGTTCGAGGAGATAGCCTTCATTGACCGCTTTTCCAAGCCGAAGCCCGTGCCAAAGCTTAAAACACCGCTGATAGCCATACCCTCCACCAGTGGAGCCGGCAGCGAAGTCTCTGCCGCGGGCGTTCTCAAGAAGGGTGGCATAAAATACAACATCGTTACGCCGGAGATAGCACCAGATATAGCCATCCTCGATCCCCGCTTGCCCAGAATGATGCCGGCTGAAGTGTCGAGGAATTCCGGCTTGGACGTCTTGGTGCATGGAATAGAGGCCTACACGACGAAGACAGCCAACCCCTTCAGCGACGCGATGGCGATAAATGCGATAAAGATCGTCTACAAGTGGCTGCCGCTCTCCGTGAAGGGTGATGCTGAGGCGAGGGCAAAGATCCACTACGCGGCGACCATGGCAGGGATAGCGTTTCTCAACGCACGCCTCGGCCTCTGCCATGCCATGAGCCACAAAGCTGCTTGGATGGGCCCTCACGGCCTGCTCAACGCGATATTCCTGCCCTATGTGATGGAGTTCAACATGAGGAGCGACTACGCAAGGAAGCGCTACGTAGAGATAGCGAGGGAGCTGGGCTTCTCAAGCGCCAAAGATTTAGTGGAAGTCATTAAGGAGCTAAACGAGATGCTCGGCGTTCCGAAGCTGAGCGAGCTGGCTGACGAAGAAACTTTCGTGAGCAGGGTCGAGGAGATGGCGGAGAAGGCCTACCGCGACGGGTTGATAGCCTTCAACCCGGTGGAGCCCAAGCCCGAGGAGATAAGGGAGCTCTATTTAAAGGCCTTCTACGGGGAGTGA
- a CDS encoding DEAD/DEAH box helicase yields MHPLLKKVIRERFGRLNELQMKSFKEVSAEKSVLIIAPTGSGKTEAAVLPVFNAILEEVLKPISALYIAPLKALNRDLLERLEWWGAKLGISVEVRHGDTSAYKKAKQTKNPPQMLIITPETLGVILTVKSLRKALENVKFIIVDEIAELVDNKRGAQLLLNLERLAEIADFKRIGMTATVGNEGEIKEWLGAETIVKPSWKKLYRFHVLCPKPREEDLKLAEELSLTPDVAARLRTLWEIVERHGKALIFTNTRQFAEILAHRLKAWGKPVEVHHGSLSKEARIKAEKALKEGKIKTLICTSSMELGIDIGDVDVVIQYMSPRQVNRLVQRVGRAGHRIGEVSEGYVITANVEDYLQSLVIAKHSLEGRFEAVEPIGGLDVLAHFIVGLLVEYKKLPRERPYEIAKRAYVYRNLSWSDYLDVLAVLEEARLVGYDEETNLLYLRRGAFQYYYENLSTIPDEISWRVFDAGSGHVIGRLDESFVMDLEEGMEFVMNGRSWILLKIDEGARLLKVHESKSLESAIPSWEGEMIPVPFGVALDVGRLKRELAFDFKRALELLEGVEFSEEELKRAFEEIKDEPFSTDRDIVVESTPKALIIHADFGNRTNEALGRLVHSFLMMRYGKVFSVRSQAHAIVIKTPFQLNPSEVKGYLYQEPEALPFIVARVLRDSHAYRWRMLNVAKRFGALRRDAKIRRIERLFEGTVIERETLNELYHDKVDIERGELVLSMLKAGSLRVKTELRKEPSTLARLNVSVGGEFLTGGELERDEILELFKSRILDHGVVLVCTNCGWSSKTKVSRLKERLKHWECPKCSSRMLAVAHPIDAEEFLGVLKKVRHGGKLEPKEEKAYRKLIKAADLVQSYGFDAVLALASYGTGPDTAVRLLSQYRGETLLVALMEREREFIRTRRFWVDVKKEEAKKSEE; encoded by the coding sequence ATGCACCCCCTCCTCAAGAAGGTCATAAGGGAGCGCTTTGGAAGGCTCAACGAGCTCCAGATGAAGTCTTTTAAAGAGGTTAGCGCGGAAAAGAGCGTTTTAATCATAGCACCAACAGGCTCAGGAAAGACTGAGGCAGCCGTTCTGCCCGTCTTCAACGCGATCCTTGAGGAAGTCCTCAAGCCAATCTCCGCCCTCTACATCGCTCCCCTCAAGGCCCTCAATAGGGACCTGCTCGAAAGGCTCGAATGGTGGGGGGCAAAGCTCGGCATAAGTGTCGAAGTTAGGCACGGGGACACTTCTGCCTACAAAAAGGCCAAACAGACGAAGAACCCGCCGCAGATGCTCATCATAACTCCAGAGACTCTTGGCGTTATTCTAACGGTAAAATCACTCCGAAAAGCCCTGGAGAACGTCAAGTTCATCATCGTGGACGAGATAGCCGAGCTGGTGGACAACAAGAGGGGAGCCCAGCTACTGCTCAACCTGGAGCGTCTCGCGGAGATAGCGGACTTCAAGAGGATAGGTATGACGGCAACAGTGGGCAACGAGGGGGAAATCAAGGAGTGGCTCGGTGCCGAGACAATCGTAAAGCCGAGCTGGAAGAAGCTCTACCGATTCCACGTGCTCTGTCCAAAGCCAAGGGAGGAAGACCTCAAGCTGGCCGAGGAGCTAAGCCTAACTCCAGACGTCGCTGCACGCCTCAGAACGCTCTGGGAAATCGTGGAAAGGCACGGTAAGGCGCTCATCTTCACCAACACGAGGCAGTTTGCAGAGATACTCGCCCATCGCCTGAAGGCCTGGGGAAAGCCCGTCGAGGTCCATCACGGGAGCCTCTCGAAAGAGGCACGCATAAAGGCCGAGAAAGCCCTCAAGGAGGGGAAGATAAAGACCCTAATCTGTACCTCCTCGATGGAGCTGGGAATAGACATAGGAGACGTGGATGTGGTTATTCAGTACATGAGTCCAAGGCAGGTCAACAGGCTCGTCCAGCGTGTTGGCAGAGCAGGGCACAGAATAGGCGAGGTCAGCGAGGGTTATGTAATAACGGCCAACGTGGAAGATTACCTCCAGAGTCTGGTCATAGCCAAGCATTCGCTTGAGGGCAGATTCGAGGCAGTTGAGCCTATCGGAGGCCTTGACGTTCTGGCACACTTCATCGTCGGCCTGCTCGTTGAGTACAAGAAGCTCCCGCGGGAGAGGCCCTATGAGATAGCAAAGAGAGCTTACGTTTACAGGAATCTGAGCTGGAGCGATTATCTCGATGTTCTGGCCGTTCTTGAAGAGGCTAGGCTCGTAGGTTATGACGAGGAGACTAACCTGCTCTACCTCAGGCGCGGGGCTTTCCAGTACTACTACGAGAACCTCTCGACGATTCCCGATGAAATCTCGTGGAGGGTCTTCGACGCCGGGAGCGGGCACGTGATAGGCCGTTTAGACGAGAGCTTCGTCATGGATCTGGAGGAGGGTATGGAGTTTGTCATGAACGGGCGGAGCTGGATTCTCCTGAAAATCGACGAAGGGGCCAGGCTTTTGAAGGTGCACGAGAGCAAAAGCTTGGAAAGCGCGATACCGAGCTGGGAGGGCGAGATGATTCCTGTTCCTTTTGGCGTTGCGCTCGATGTTGGGAGGCTCAAGAGGGAGCTGGCCTTTGACTTCAAACGGGCCCTCGAACTTCTGGAGGGGGTTGAGTTCAGCGAGGAGGAGCTCAAAAGGGCCTTTGAGGAAATCAAGGACGAGCCATTCTCAACCGACAGGGACATCGTAGTAGAGAGCACGCCCAAGGCCCTGATAATTCACGCGGACTTCGGGAACAGAACCAATGAAGCCCTTGGAAGACTGGTGCACTCCTTCCTCATGATGCGGTACGGAAAGGTCTTCTCGGTCAGGAGCCAGGCCCACGCGATAGTGATAAAGACGCCCTTCCAGCTGAATCCGAGTGAGGTGAAGGGCTACCTCTACCAGGAGCCAGAGGCGCTGCCCTTTATAGTGGCGAGGGTCTTAAGGGATTCGCACGCCTACCGCTGGAGGATGCTCAACGTTGCCAAGCGCTTCGGGGCTTTGAGGAGGGACGCGAAGATCAGAAGAATCGAGAGGCTCTTCGAGGGGACGGTAATCGAGAGGGAAACCCTGAACGAACTATATCACGACAAGGTTGATATTGAGAGAGGTGAACTCGTTCTGAGCATGCTCAAGGCCGGAAGTCTACGCGTTAAAACGGAGCTGAGGAAAGAACCTTCGACCCTTGCGAGGCTCAACGTGAGCGTTGGAGGGGAGTTCTTAACCGGCGGAGAGCTCGAGAGGGATGAGATACTTGAGCTTTTCAAGAGCCGGATACTCGACCACGGGGTCGTTCTTGTGTGCACCAACTGCGGCTGGAGCTCAAAGACTAAAGTTTCCCGCTTGAAGGAGAGGCTTAAGCACTGGGAGTGTCCTAAGTGCAGCTCAAGAATGCTTGCGGTAGCTCATCCAATAGATGCGGAGGAGTTCTTAGGAGTTCTCAAAAAGGTCAGGCACGGCGGAAAACTTGAGCCGAAGGAGGAGAAGGCATACAGAAAGCTCATAAAGGCGGCCGATTTGGTTCAGAGCTACGGCTTCGACGCAGTTCTGGCCTTGGCGAGCTACGGAACGGGCCCGGACACTGCGGTGAGGCTTCTGAGTCAGTACCGAGGAGAAACACTCCTCGTGGCCCTAATGGAGCGCGAGAGGGAGTTCATAAGGACCAGGAGATTCTGGGTGGATGTAAAAAAGGAGGAAGCGAAGAAGTCCGAGGAATAA
- a CDS encoding M20/M25/M40 family metallo-hydrolase → MKTERAKEILLNLLKIPSPSGSEDRIALHLMEFLHKLDYDVYIESDGEIIDLVVNPNAELFYEVHMDTIPMRAEPFVRGNIVYGTGASDIKGGIAAILLMLEELKKEGKDLNVGIVFVSDEEHGGRGSALFMERYRPKMAVVLEPTDLEVHIAHAGSIEAYFEVDGKEAHGACPESGINAIDQTFKMLEELKKLEPFNAKGKYFDAHIGLQELTCDNPYYLIPALCRGRVEARLLPDQEVEDILDLMEPIFEEYTLKYEYTEIWDGYELEPDEEIVQLAKKAMEVTEIDEFGGMRSWTDAINFMYNGTRTIVFGPGNLDLSHTKNEHIDVRDVVTASEFLKALNEIFGKS, encoded by the coding sequence ATGAAAACTGAGAGAGCAAAGGAAATCCTTCTCAACCTCCTCAAAATTCCGTCCCCCTCAGGGAGCGAAGATCGTATAGCCCTTCACCTCATGGAGTTTCTCCACAAGCTCGACTACGATGTCTACATCGAGAGCGATGGGGAGATAATCGACCTCGTCGTCAATCCCAACGCTGAGCTCTTCTACGAGGTCCACATGGACACGATACCGATGAGGGCTGAACCCTTTGTGAGGGGTAACATCGTCTACGGAACCGGCGCGAGCGACATAAAGGGCGGCATAGCTGCTATTCTGCTTATGCTCGAAGAACTTAAGAAAGAGGGTAAGGATCTCAACGTCGGCATTGTCTTCGTCAGCGACGAAGAGCACGGCGGTCGCGGGAGTGCACTCTTTATGGAGCGGTACAGGCCCAAGATGGCCGTTGTGCTTGAGCCCACTGATCTAGAGGTTCACATAGCCCACGCGGGCAGCATAGAGGCCTACTTTGAGGTCGACGGCAAAGAGGCCCACGGAGCCTGCCCTGAGAGCGGAATCAACGCCATAGACCAGACCTTCAAGATGCTTGAGGAGCTCAAGAAGCTCGAACCTTTCAACGCAAAAGGCAAATACTTCGACGCCCACATAGGCCTCCAGGAGCTTACCTGTGATAACCCCTACTACCTTATTCCCGCCCTCTGTCGCGGTCGTGTGGAGGCGCGCCTTCTGCCAGATCAGGAAGTCGAGGACATCCTTGACCTTATGGAGCCAATATTTGAGGAGTACACCCTCAAGTACGAGTACACGGAGATATGGGACGGCTACGAGCTTGAACCCGATGAGGAGATAGTCCAACTGGCTAAGAAGGCTATGGAGGTCACGGAGATAGACGAGTTCGGCGGCATGAGGAGCTGGACGGATGCGATAAACTTTATGTACAACGGGACGAGAACGATAGTCTTTGGCCCCGGCAACCTTGACCTCTCACACACAAAGAACGAGCACATTGATGTCAGGGATGTTGTCACAGCAAGTGAGTTTTTGAAGGCCTTGAATGAGATTTTTGGAAAGAGCTAA
- a CDS encoding MBL fold metallo-hydrolase: protein MPIEDFRMRNVIPIEIPPHTVMLRGIGWDSNIYLLRDRREALVVDTGTGINWHVYTEVWESGGYTEGIERVVIFNTHEHFDHVGGNLALKRYFEEKGAEVIFATHEITARTLERGDDYVILSHYYGRRYDPREIEVKLKDGDKLRIGSVELRLIHTPGHTAGSACLYEPEEKLMFTGDTIFEGTVGRTDLPTGNGWELWESLEMLMEFDVYLGLPGHGWVIKNWSENLREILGWL from the coding sequence ATGCCCATAGAGGACTTCCGCATGAGAAATGTAATACCCATCGAGATTCCGCCCCACACAGTCATGCTAAGGGGCATCGGCTGGGACTCAAACATATACCTCCTCAGGGATAGGCGAGAAGCGTTGGTCGTTGATACCGGAACCGGGATTAACTGGCACGTTTACACTGAGGTTTGGGAGAGCGGGGGCTACACCGAGGGAATTGAGAGGGTTGTCATCTTCAACACCCACGAACACTTCGACCACGTGGGCGGGAACTTGGCTCTGAAACGCTACTTCGAGGAAAAAGGTGCCGAGGTCATCTTTGCCACTCATGAAATTACAGCAAGAACCCTCGAAAGGGGCGACGATTACGTCATCCTCTCCCACTACTACGGCCGAAGATACGACCCCCGCGAGATAGAGGTCAAGCTCAAGGATGGGGACAAGCTGAGAATAGGCTCGGTTGAGTTAAGGCTCATCCACACGCCGGGCCACACCGCGGGAAGTGCGTGTCTCTATGAACCAGAAGAAAAGCTGATGTTCACGGGAGACACAATCTTTGAAGGAACAGTAGGGAGGACGGATTTGCCAACGGGCAACGGATGGGAGCTCTGGGAATCGCTGGAGATGCTCATGGAGTTCGACGTTTACCTCGGTTTGCCAGGCCACGGCTGGGTAATAAAGAACTGGAGTGAAAACCTTAGGGAAATCTTAGGGTGGCTCTGA
- a CDS encoding DUF504 domain-containing protein, whose amino-acid sequence MRKGSVKEVLAKIKYDPREDEGDYYVIIEHRGAYGDVKKIPVELIELGHGYFFVGEAQIPYHRILRVVRNDGKVVWETRKSRRGESD is encoded by the coding sequence ATGAGAAAGGGTAGCGTTAAGGAAGTTCTGGCAAAGATAAAGTATGACCCGCGCGAAGATGAGGGAGACTATTACGTGATCATTGAGCACCGCGGTGCCTACGGCGATGTGAAAAAAATCCCAGTCGAGCTCATCGAGCTCGGACACGGCTACTTCTTCGTCGGCGAGGCCCAGATACCATACCACAGAATCCTTCGAGTAGTGAGAAATGACGGGAAAGTCGTGTGGGAAACGAGAAAGAGCAGGAGGGGAGAAAGTGATTGA
- a CDS encoding YchF/TatD family DNA exonuclease translates to MIDAHAHFEFYKKEAPQVIEECRKELKAVVDSITEYRKTHVWKSWKLLKPYFGFIFPTLGYHPNEARRGNWEKVKKVEDFIREHKDEIVAVGEIGLDYHYAENEEQRKNQRVIFEHFIELAVEFKLPVVIHAREAEKEAFEIVQKYGVKAYFHSFAGSPELAREIAENDHLVGINTGITFIPEVREAARVLEPEEILVETDSPYMSPLKGQRNKPCYVRVAIEEVAKRKEIEFEEVERITEKNAVEFFGLEV, encoded by the coding sequence GTGATTGACGCCCATGCTCACTTCGAGTTCTACAAGAAGGAAGCGCCCCAAGTAATCGAGGAGTGCAGGAAGGAGCTCAAAGCCGTGGTTGATTCTATCACCGAGTACAGAAAAACCCATGTCTGGAAGAGCTGGAAACTTTTAAAGCCTTACTTTGGCTTCATCTTTCCGACGCTCGGCTACCATCCGAACGAGGCTAGGCGAGGCAACTGGGAGAAGGTGAAGAAAGTCGAAGACTTCATCCGGGAGCACAAGGACGAAATCGTGGCCGTGGGCGAAATAGGCCTCGACTACCACTACGCGGAAAACGAGGAGCAGAGGAAGAACCAGAGGGTGATTTTTGAGCACTTCATTGAGCTGGCGGTCGAGTTTAAGCTACCGGTGGTGATACACGCTAGGGAAGCGGAAAAGGAGGCTTTTGAAATTGTCCAGAAGTATGGCGTGAAAGCTTACTTCCACTCATTCGCCGGAAGCCCAGAGCTGGCCAGAGAAATCGCGGAAAACGACCACCTGGTGGGCATAAACACGGGGATAACCTTCATCCCAGAGGTTAGAGAGGCCGCCAGGGTTCTCGAACCCGAGGAGATTCTTGTCGAAACCGATTCTCCTTACATGAGCCCCCTCAAGGGGCAGAGGAACAAGCCGTGCTACGTAAGGGTTGCCATCGAGGAGGTGGCAAAGCGTAAGGAGATTGAGTTCGAGGAAGTCGAGAGGATAACGGAGAAGAACGCGGTTGAGTTCTTTGGACTGGAGGTGTGA